A region from the Triplophysa rosa linkage group LG4, Trosa_1v2, whole genome shotgun sequence genome encodes:
- the LOC130552921 gene encoding gastrula zinc finger protein XlCGF52.1-like, with protein MCSVTLLEMRRETTAEEDLTDEDDFILSDESGDSCCDGETASTSKQRLTAQTLSCITCGKTFSSQRRLETHERKHTEQKLFTCTRCDISFPTLQEKILHSQEHRDQKHFHCQQCGRACVSSSSLNAHMRTHTGEKPFHCSQCDKYFSIKGNLVSHQKTHTGEKTHTCPHCDRRFQRQTNLKKHTCSHNETLYQCSECGQVFRYLGSLKKHQKTHLEKVYQCSHCDKRFHHKFNLIIHERTHTGEKPYLCSHCGKSFAHPSIFKVHQRVHSGEKPHHCSVCGKSFSRHDNLVTHKRTHTGERPYKCSQCDKTFTQRILLRIHQKVHAGEKPASESVGTDLLN; from the exons atgtgttctgtcacacTGTTGGAGATGAGAAGAGAAACCACAGCAGAGGAAGATCTGACTGatgaagatgattttattctttcag atgagagcggtgattcatgttgtgatggagaaacggcctctacatcaaaacagcgactgacagcacaaactctttcctgcatcacctgtggaaagacattcagttcacagagacgtttagagacacatgagagaaaacacacagaacagaaactcttcacctgcaccagatgtgacatcagctttcctaccttacaagagaagatacttcattcacaagagcacagagaccagaaacactttcactgtcAGCAGTGTGGGAGAGCTTGTGTCTCGTCTTCTAGTCTGAACGCTCACATGAGgacacacactggagaaaaacctttccactgcagtcaatgtgacaaatatttcaGCATCAAAGGAAATCTTGTTAGTCATCAGAAAACTCACACAGGCGAAAAAACGCACACGTGTCCTCACTGTGACAGGAGATTCCAACGTCAAACCAATCTGAAGAAACACACGTGTTCACACAATGAGACACTGTATCAGTGCAGTGAATGTGGACAAGTCTTTAGGTATTTAGGTTCTTTGAAGAAACACCAAAAAACACACTTAGAAAAAGTCTATCAATGTTCACACTGCGATAAACGTTTCCATCATAAATTTAATCTAATAATTCATgagagaactcacactggagagaaaccttacctCTGCTCTCACTGTGGAAAGAGCTTTGCTCATCCAAGCATTTTCAAAGTTCATCAGAGAGTTCACtctggagagaaacctcatcactgcagtgtttgtgggaagagtttcaGTCGACATGACAATTTAGTGACCCACAAGAGAACTCACACAGGAGAAAGACCTTAcaaatgttctcagtgtgacaagacgTTTACTCAAAGAATTCTCCTGAGAATCCATCAGAAAGTTCACGCAGGAGAGAAACCCGCCAGTGAATCTGTGGGTACAGATTTACTTAATTGA
- the dnm2b gene encoding dynamin-2 isoform X3, with the protein MNLRKGCQIETSLVNFTQCLGLSVLYPTMRDFLPRGSGIVTRRPLILQLVNSKAEYAEFLHCKGRKFVDFDEVRLEIEAETDRITGSNKGISPVPINLRVYSPNVLNLTLIDLPGMTKVAVGDQPVDIEYQIRDMLLQFISKENCLVLAVTPANTDLANSDALKMSKEVDPQGLRTIGVITKLDLMDEGTDARDILENKLLPLRRGYIGVVNRSQKDIDGRKDIRAALAAERKFFLSHPAYRHMAERMGTPYLQITLNQQLTNHIRDTLPALRSKLQSQLLSLEKEVDEYKNYKPDDPARKTKALLQMVQQFGVDFEKRIEGSGDQVDTLELSGGARINRIFHERFPFELVKMEFDEKELRREISYAIKNIHGVRTGLFTPDLAFEAIVKKQVIKLKEPCLKCIDLVIQELINTVRQCTRKLNSYPQLREETERIVTTYIRERESKTKDQVMLLIDIELSYINTNHEDFIGFANAQQRSAAVTKKRAMPNQVIRRGWLTINISIMKGGSKDYWFVLTAESLSWYKDEEEKEKKFMLPLDNLKIRDVEKGFMSTKHTFAIFNTEQRNVYKDLRQIELACDSQEDVDSWKASFLRAGVYPEKDQAENEDSVPADSISMDPQLERQVETIRNLVDSYIGIVNKSIRDLMPKTIMHLMINSAKEFIYSELLAYLYSSADQNSLMEESAEQAQHRDEMLRMYHALKESLHIIGDISTSTVSVPLPPPVDDTWIQSDPSPPPQHKLPVSAPPPGRPPAVRGPTPGPPAPPPNNPTLGFAFPPVPSRPGPPPVNSNAYGTLEPFAPPPLVPSRPARVPPALPPGIPSRRPPAAPNRPTIIRPSEPSLLD; encoded by the exons ATGAACTTACGCAAGGGTTGTCAAATAGAGACATCTTTGGTTAATTTCACCCAATGCCTGGGTTTGTCCGTACTTTACCCAACCATGAG GGATTTTCTCCCAAGAGGATCTGGGATTGTTACTCGCAGACCACTTATTCTCCAGCTGGTAAACAGCAAAGCAG AATATGCAGAGTTCTTGCACTGTAAGGGTCGCAAGTTTGTGGACTTTGATGAGGTTCGGTTGGAGATTGAAGCAGAGACGGACCGAATCACAGGGTCCAATAAAGGAATTTCACCAGTTCCCATCAACCTGCGTGTTTACTCACCGAATG TTTTGAATCTCACGCTGATAGATCTTCCTGGCATGACTAAGGTTGCAGTTGGAGACCAACCGGTAGACATCGAGTATCAGATCAG AGACATGTTGCTGCAGTTTATTTCCAAGGAGAACTGCCTAGTTCTTGCTGTCACCCCTGCCAACACTGATCTCGCCAATTCAGACGCCTTAAAAATGAGCAAGGAGGTCGATCCCCAGG GTCTTCGCACCATCGGTGTCATCACCAAACTGGATCTAATGGATGAAGGAACTGACGCCAGAGACATCCTAGAAAACAAACTACTGCCTCTGCGCAGAg GTTATATTGGTGTGGTGAACCGCAGTCAGAAGGACATCGACGGGAGAAAAGATATTCGTGCCGCACTGGCAGCGGAGAGGAAGTTCTTTCTTTCTCATCCTGCGTACAGACACATGGCCGAGAGAATGGGCACACCTTACCTGCAGATAACACTCAACCag CAACTGACGAATCACATTCGTGACACTCTGCCTGCGCTGCGCAGTAAACTACAGAGTCAGCTGCTGTCTTTAGAGAAGGAAGTGGATGAGTACAAGAACTACAAACCTGATGATCCAGCGCGCAAGACTAAAGCTCTActaca GATGGTTCAGCAGTTCGGCGTGGACTTCGAGAAGCGGATCGAGGGTTCTGGAGATCAGGTGGACACGCTTGAACTCTCTGGCGGAGCGCGAATCAACCGCATCTTTCACGAACGCTTTCCTTTTGAGCTTGTCAAG aTGGAGTTTGATGAGAAGGAGCTGAGGAGAGAGATCAGTTACGCAATAAAGAACATTCATGGTGTCAG GACGGGTCTGTTCACACCTGATCTGGCGTTTGAGGCTATAGTGAAAAAGCAGGTGATAAAGCTGAAGGAGCCGTGTCTGAAATGTATTGATCTGGTGATTCAGGAGCTGATCAATACAGTCAGACAGTGTACACGGAAG TTGAACTCGTATCCTCAACTAAGAGAAGAGACTGAGAGAATCGTCACCACCtacatcagagagagagagagcaagaccAAAgaccag GTGATGCTGCTGATAGACATCGAGCTCTCGTACATCAACACAAACCACGAGGACTTCATCGGCTTTGCTAA CGCTCAGCAGAGAAGCGCGGCAGTCACTAAGAAGAGAGCCATGCCCAACCAG GTGATCAGAAGAGGTTGGCTGACGATCAACATTAGCATCATGAAGGGCGGCTCGAAAGACTATTGGTTCGTTCTGACGGCCGAGTCCTTGTCCTGGTACAAAGATGAGgag gagaaagagaagaagtTCATGCTCCCTCTGGATAATCTGAAGATTAGAGATGTGGAGAAAGGGTTCATGTCCACCAAACACACCTTTGCCATCTTCAACACCGAGcagag gaACGTGTATAAAGATCTCCGTCAGATTGAGTTAGCCTGCGACTCTCAGGAGGACGTGGACAGTTGGAAAGCCTCTTTTCTGCGTGCGGGAGTTTATCCTGAGAAGGATCAG GCGGAGAACGAGGACAGCGTTCCGGCCGACTCTATCTCCATGGACCCTCAGCTGGAGAGGCAGGTGGAGACCATCCGCAACCTGGTGGATTCTTACATCGGCATCGTCAACAAGAGCATCAGAGACCTTATGCCCAAAACCATCATGCACCTCATGATCAACAGT GCGAAGGAGTTCATTTACTCGGAGCTGCTGGCGTATCTGTACTCGTCTGCAGACCAGAACAGTCTGATGGAGGAGTCCGCAGAACAGGCACAGCACAGGGACGAGATGTTGCGTATGTATCACGCTCTCAAAGAGTCTCTACACATCATCGGTGACATCAGCACCAGTACGGTGTCTGTACCTTTACCGCCCCCTGTGGACGACACCTGGATACAGAGTGACCCCAG tcCTCCCCCTCAGCATAAGCTGCCAGTAAGTGCTCCGCCTCCTGGTCGACCTCCTGCGGTGCGAGGCCCCACCCCTGGTCCTCCTGCCCCGCCTCCTAATAACCCCACCCTTGGATTTGCGTTTCCGCCTGTGCCATCCCGGCCCGGACCGCCTCCTGTCAACTCTAATGCTTATGGCACGCTGGAGCCGTTTGCTCCACCCCCTCTGGTTCCGTCACGACCTGCCCGCGTGCCCCCCGCTCTGCCTCCTGGCATACCCAG CAGGAGACCACCAGCAGCTCCCAACAGACCCACTATAATCAGACCATCAGAACCGTCTCTACTGGACTGA
- the LOC130552899 gene encoding zinc finger protein 660-like produces MLRMTSQMCCKSVGTDLSMLDIDDFITEICQLKKEVALLEEKLRTRGDELNTEKSRHTQDSELSLTLLCYTDTNPTDAQDTVCDSNHTLNQDESTDQTSTESLDSVCNAGEQQILNTRPLNMCSVTLMDCRKLMEMRRQTPAEEEDHTDEDENHDDDDDFIPSDESGDSCCDGETASTSKQRLTAQTLSCITCGKTFSSQRRLETHERKHTEQKLFTCTRCDISFPTLQEKKLHSQEHRDQKHFHCQQCGRACVSSSSLNAHMRTHTGEKPFHCSQCDKYFSSKAYLVAHQRTHTGGKPYACPHCDKRFSLKAYLKRHVRLHTDERPYQCSECGKTFRESRCLKSHQKIHSEKLYQCSHCDKRFRHKSSLTCHERTHTGEKPYLCSHCGKRFTDQSALRLHQRTHTGVKPHACPHCEKRFSLKAYLKRHVYLHTDERPYQCSECGKGFRDSVCLKRHQKTHSEKLYQCSHCDKRFHYSSHLITHERVHTGEKPYVCPICGERFTYLRSVQTHLKKHVKTCEEDFIHTDSKNNSQMLERQENIHIKSTIKLECCL; encoded by the exons atgttgaggatgacgtcacagatgtgctgtaaatcagtgggaactgatctgtccatgctggatattgatgatttcatcacagaaatctgtcagctgaagaaagaggtggcgttactggaggaaaagctgaggacaagaggagatgaactcaacactgag AAGTCCAGACACACACAGGACTCGGAGCTCAGCCTCACTTTACTCTGTTATACTGACACAAACCCCACAGACGctcaggacactgtgtgtgacagtaatcacaccttgaatcaggatgaatctactgatcaaacctccacagagtctctggattctgtctgtaacgctggagaacagcagatcctgaacaccagaccactcaacatgtgttctgtcacacTGATGGACTGCAGGAAACTGATGGAGATGAGAAGACAAACACCAGCAGAAGAAGAAGATCAcactgatgaagatgagaatcacgatgatgatgatgatttcaTCCCTTCAG atgagagcggtgattcatgttgtgatggagaaacggcctctacatcaaaacagcgactgacagcacaaactctttcctgcatcacctgtggaaagacattcagttcacagagacgtttagagacacatgagagaaaacacacagaacagaaactcttcacctgcaccagatgtgacatcagctttcctaccttacaagagaagaaacttcattcacaagagcacagagaccagaaacactttcactgtcAGCAGTGTGGGAGAGCTTGTGTCTCGTCTTCTAGTCTGAACGCTCACATGAGgacacacactggagaaaaacctttccactgcagtcaatgtgacaaatatttcaGCAGCAAAGCTTATCTTGTTGCTCATCAGAGAACTCACACGGGAGGAAAACCGTACGCGTGTCCTCACTGTGACAAGAGATTCAGTCTAAAAGCCTATCTGAAGAGACATGTGCGTTTACACACCGATGAGAGACCGTATCagtgcagtgaatgtggaaaaacCTTTAGGGAATCACGTTGTCTAAAGTCACATCAAAAAATACACTCTGAGAAACtctatcagtgttcacactgtgataaacGCTTCCGTCATAAATCTTCTCTAACATGTCATgagagaactcacactggagagaaaccttacctctgctctcactgtggaaagagattTACTGATCAAAGTGCCTTGAGACTTCATCAGAGAACTCACACAGGAGTTAAACCGCACGCGTGTCCTCACTGTGAGAAGAGATTCAGTCTAAAGGCCTATCTGAAGAGACATGTGTATCTACACACCGATGAGAGACCGTATCagtgcagtgaatgtggaaaaGGCTTCAGGGATTCAGTTTGTCTAAAAAGACACCAAAAAACACACTCTGAGAAACtctatcagtgttcacactgtgataaacGCTTCCATTATTCATCTCATTTGATAACTcatgagagagttcacactggagagaaaccttacgtCTGCCCGATCTGCGGCGAGAGATTCACTTATTTAAGAAGTGTTCAGACTCATCTGAAGAAACATGTTAAAACTTGTGAAGAAGATTTCATTCATACAGACAGCAAAAACAACAGCCAAATGTTAGAAAGGCAGGAAAACATCCACATAAAATCTACCATAAAACTTGAATGTTGTttataa
- the dnm2b gene encoding dynamin-2 isoform X2: MGNRGMEDLIPLINKLQDAFSSIGQSCNLELPQIAVVGGQSAGKSSVLENFVGRDFLPRGSGIVTRRPLILQLVNSKAEYAEFLHCKGRKFVDFDEVRLEIEAETDRITGSNKGISPVPINLRVYSPNVLNLTLIDLPGMTKVAVGDQPVDIEYQIRDMLLQFISKENCLVLAVTPANTDLANSDALKMSKEVDPQGLRTIGVITKLDLMDEGTDARDILENKLLPLRRGYIGVVNRSQKDIDGRKDIRAALAAERKFFLSHPAYRHMAERMGTPYLQITLNQQLTNHIRDTLPALRSKLQSQLLSLEKEVDEYKNYKPDDPARKTKALLQMVQQFGVDFEKRIEGSGDQVDTLELSGGARINRIFHERFPFELVKMEFDEKELRREISYAIKNIHGVRTGLFTPDLAFEAIVKKQVIKLKEPCLKCIDLVIQELINTVRQCTRKLNSYPQLREETERIVTTYIRERESKTKDQVMLLIDIELSYINTNHEDFIGFANAQQRSAAVTKKRAMPNQVIRRGWLTINISIMKGGSKDYWFVLTAESLSWYKDEEEKEKKFMLPLDNLKIRDVEKGFMSTKHTFAIFNTEQRNVYKDLRQIELACDSQEDVDSWKASFLRAGVYPEKDQAENEDSVPADSISMDPQLERQVETIRNLVDSYIGIVNKSIRDLMPKTIMHLMINSAKEFIYSELLAYLYSSADQNSLMEESAEQAQHRDEMLRMYHALKESLHIIGDISTSTVSVPLPPPVDDTWIQSDPSPPPQHKLPVSAPPPGRPPAVRGPTPGPPAPPPNNPTLGFAFPPVPSRPGPPPVNSNAYGTLEPFAPPPLVPSRPARVPPALPPGIPRRPPAAPNRPTIIRPSEPSLLD; this comes from the exons ATGGGGAACCGCGGGATGGAAGACCTGATTCCCCTCATTAACAAGCTGCAGGACGCGTTCAGCTCCATCGGTCAGAGCTGCAATCTGGAGCTGCCGCAGATCGCTGTGGTGGGCGGCCAGAGCGCGGGGAAGAGCTCGGTGCTGGAGAACTTTGTGGGCAG GGATTTTCTCCCAAGAGGATCTGGGATTGTTACTCGCAGACCACTTATTCTCCAGCTGGTAAACAGCAAAGCAG AATATGCAGAGTTCTTGCACTGTAAGGGTCGCAAGTTTGTGGACTTTGATGAGGTTCGGTTGGAGATTGAAGCAGAGACGGACCGAATCACAGGGTCCAATAAAGGAATTTCACCAGTTCCCATCAACCTGCGTGTTTACTCACCGAATG TTTTGAATCTCACGCTGATAGATCTTCCTGGCATGACTAAGGTTGCAGTTGGAGACCAACCGGTAGACATCGAGTATCAGATCAG AGACATGTTGCTGCAGTTTATTTCCAAGGAGAACTGCCTAGTTCTTGCTGTCACCCCTGCCAACACTGATCTCGCCAATTCAGACGCCTTAAAAATGAGCAAGGAGGTCGATCCCCAGG GTCTTCGCACCATCGGTGTCATCACCAAACTGGATCTAATGGATGAAGGAACTGACGCCAGAGACATCCTAGAAAACAAACTACTGCCTCTGCGCAGAg GTTATATTGGTGTGGTGAACCGCAGTCAGAAGGACATCGACGGGAGAAAAGATATTCGTGCCGCACTGGCAGCGGAGAGGAAGTTCTTTCTTTCTCATCCTGCGTACAGACACATGGCCGAGAGAATGGGCACACCTTACCTGCAGATAACACTCAACCag CAACTGACGAATCACATTCGTGACACTCTGCCTGCGCTGCGCAGTAAACTACAGAGTCAGCTGCTGTCTTTAGAGAAGGAAGTGGATGAGTACAAGAACTACAAACCTGATGATCCAGCGCGCAAGACTAAAGCTCTActaca GATGGTTCAGCAGTTCGGCGTGGACTTCGAGAAGCGGATCGAGGGTTCTGGAGATCAGGTGGACACGCTTGAACTCTCTGGCGGAGCGCGAATCAACCGCATCTTTCACGAACGCTTTCCTTTTGAGCTTGTCAAG aTGGAGTTTGATGAGAAGGAGCTGAGGAGAGAGATCAGTTACGCAATAAAGAACATTCATGGTGTCAG GACGGGTCTGTTCACACCTGATCTGGCGTTTGAGGCTATAGTGAAAAAGCAGGTGATAAAGCTGAAGGAGCCGTGTCTGAAATGTATTGATCTGGTGATTCAGGAGCTGATCAATACAGTCAGACAGTGTACACGGAAG TTGAACTCGTATCCTCAACTAAGAGAAGAGACTGAGAGAATCGTCACCACCtacatcagagagagagagagcaagaccAAAgaccag GTGATGCTGCTGATAGACATCGAGCTCTCGTACATCAACACAAACCACGAGGACTTCATCGGCTTTGCTAA CGCTCAGCAGAGAAGCGCGGCAGTCACTAAGAAGAGAGCCATGCCCAACCAG GTGATCAGAAGAGGTTGGCTGACGATCAACATTAGCATCATGAAGGGCGGCTCGAAAGACTATTGGTTCGTTCTGACGGCCGAGTCCTTGTCCTGGTACAAAGATGAGgag gagaaagagaagaagtTCATGCTCCCTCTGGATAATCTGAAGATTAGAGATGTGGAGAAAGGGTTCATGTCCACCAAACACACCTTTGCCATCTTCAACACCGAGcagag gaACGTGTATAAAGATCTCCGTCAGATTGAGTTAGCCTGCGACTCTCAGGAGGACGTGGACAGTTGGAAAGCCTCTTTTCTGCGTGCGGGAGTTTATCCTGAGAAGGATCAG GCGGAGAACGAGGACAGCGTTCCGGCCGACTCTATCTCCATGGACCCTCAGCTGGAGAGGCAGGTGGAGACCATCCGCAACCTGGTGGATTCTTACATCGGCATCGTCAACAAGAGCATCAGAGACCTTATGCCCAAAACCATCATGCACCTCATGATCAACAGT GCGAAGGAGTTCATTTACTCGGAGCTGCTGGCGTATCTGTACTCGTCTGCAGACCAGAACAGTCTGATGGAGGAGTCCGCAGAACAGGCACAGCACAGGGACGAGATGTTGCGTATGTATCACGCTCTCAAAGAGTCTCTACACATCATCGGTGACATCAGCACCAGTACGGTGTCTGTACCTTTACCGCCCCCTGTGGACGACACCTGGATACAGAGTGACCCCAG tcCTCCCCCTCAGCATAAGCTGCCAGTAAGTGCTCCGCCTCCTGGTCGACCTCCTGCGGTGCGAGGCCCCACCCCTGGTCCTCCTGCCCCGCCTCCTAATAACCCCACCCTTGGATTTGCGTTTCCGCCTGTGCCATCCCGGCCCGGACCGCCTCCTGTCAACTCTAATGCTTATGGCACGCTGGAGCCGTTTGCTCCACCCCCTCTGGTTCCGTCACGACCTGCCCGCGTGCCCCCCGCTCTGCCTCCTGGCATACCCAG GAGACCACCAGCAGCTCCCAACAGACCCACTATAATCAGACCATCAGAACCGTCTCTACTGGACTGA
- the dnm2b gene encoding dynamin-2 isoform X1 codes for MGNRGMEDLIPLINKLQDAFSSIGQSCNLELPQIAVVGGQSAGKSSVLENFVGRDFLPRGSGIVTRRPLILQLVNSKAEYAEFLHCKGRKFVDFDEVRLEIEAETDRITGSNKGISPVPINLRVYSPNVLNLTLIDLPGMTKVAVGDQPVDIEYQIRDMLLQFISKENCLVLAVTPANTDLANSDALKMSKEVDPQGLRTIGVITKLDLMDEGTDARDILENKLLPLRRGYIGVVNRSQKDIDGRKDIRAALAAERKFFLSHPAYRHMAERMGTPYLQITLNQQLTNHIRDTLPALRSKLQSQLLSLEKEVDEYKNYKPDDPARKTKALLQMVQQFGVDFEKRIEGSGDQVDTLELSGGARINRIFHERFPFELVKMEFDEKELRREISYAIKNIHGVRTGLFTPDLAFEAIVKKQVIKLKEPCLKCIDLVIQELINTVRQCTRKLNSYPQLREETERIVTTYIRERESKTKDQVMLLIDIELSYINTNHEDFIGFANAQQRSAAVTKKRAMPNQVIRRGWLTINISIMKGGSKDYWFVLTAESLSWYKDEEEKEKKFMLPLDNLKIRDVEKGFMSTKHTFAIFNTEQRNVYKDLRQIELACDSQEDVDSWKASFLRAGVYPEKDQAENEDSVPADSISMDPQLERQVETIRNLVDSYIGIVNKSIRDLMPKTIMHLMINSAKEFIYSELLAYLYSSADQNSLMEESAEQAQHRDEMLRMYHALKESLHIIGDISTSTVSVPLPPPVDDTWIQSDPSPPPQHKLPVSAPPPGRPPAVRGPTPGPPAPPPNNPTLGFAFPPVPSRPGPPPVNSNAYGTLEPFAPPPLVPSRPARVPPALPPGIPSRRPPAAPNRPTIIRPSEPSLLD; via the exons ATGGGGAACCGCGGGATGGAAGACCTGATTCCCCTCATTAACAAGCTGCAGGACGCGTTCAGCTCCATCGGTCAGAGCTGCAATCTGGAGCTGCCGCAGATCGCTGTGGTGGGCGGCCAGAGCGCGGGGAAGAGCTCGGTGCTGGAGAACTTTGTGGGCAG GGATTTTCTCCCAAGAGGATCTGGGATTGTTACTCGCAGACCACTTATTCTCCAGCTGGTAAACAGCAAAGCAG AATATGCAGAGTTCTTGCACTGTAAGGGTCGCAAGTTTGTGGACTTTGATGAGGTTCGGTTGGAGATTGAAGCAGAGACGGACCGAATCACAGGGTCCAATAAAGGAATTTCACCAGTTCCCATCAACCTGCGTGTTTACTCACCGAATG TTTTGAATCTCACGCTGATAGATCTTCCTGGCATGACTAAGGTTGCAGTTGGAGACCAACCGGTAGACATCGAGTATCAGATCAG AGACATGTTGCTGCAGTTTATTTCCAAGGAGAACTGCCTAGTTCTTGCTGTCACCCCTGCCAACACTGATCTCGCCAATTCAGACGCCTTAAAAATGAGCAAGGAGGTCGATCCCCAGG GTCTTCGCACCATCGGTGTCATCACCAAACTGGATCTAATGGATGAAGGAACTGACGCCAGAGACATCCTAGAAAACAAACTACTGCCTCTGCGCAGAg GTTATATTGGTGTGGTGAACCGCAGTCAGAAGGACATCGACGGGAGAAAAGATATTCGTGCCGCACTGGCAGCGGAGAGGAAGTTCTTTCTTTCTCATCCTGCGTACAGACACATGGCCGAGAGAATGGGCACACCTTACCTGCAGATAACACTCAACCag CAACTGACGAATCACATTCGTGACACTCTGCCTGCGCTGCGCAGTAAACTACAGAGTCAGCTGCTGTCTTTAGAGAAGGAAGTGGATGAGTACAAGAACTACAAACCTGATGATCCAGCGCGCAAGACTAAAGCTCTActaca GATGGTTCAGCAGTTCGGCGTGGACTTCGAGAAGCGGATCGAGGGTTCTGGAGATCAGGTGGACACGCTTGAACTCTCTGGCGGAGCGCGAATCAACCGCATCTTTCACGAACGCTTTCCTTTTGAGCTTGTCAAG aTGGAGTTTGATGAGAAGGAGCTGAGGAGAGAGATCAGTTACGCAATAAAGAACATTCATGGTGTCAG GACGGGTCTGTTCACACCTGATCTGGCGTTTGAGGCTATAGTGAAAAAGCAGGTGATAAAGCTGAAGGAGCCGTGTCTGAAATGTATTGATCTGGTGATTCAGGAGCTGATCAATACAGTCAGACAGTGTACACGGAAG TTGAACTCGTATCCTCAACTAAGAGAAGAGACTGAGAGAATCGTCACCACCtacatcagagagagagagagcaagaccAAAgaccag GTGATGCTGCTGATAGACATCGAGCTCTCGTACATCAACACAAACCACGAGGACTTCATCGGCTTTGCTAA CGCTCAGCAGAGAAGCGCGGCAGTCACTAAGAAGAGAGCCATGCCCAACCAG GTGATCAGAAGAGGTTGGCTGACGATCAACATTAGCATCATGAAGGGCGGCTCGAAAGACTATTGGTTCGTTCTGACGGCCGAGTCCTTGTCCTGGTACAAAGATGAGgag gagaaagagaagaagtTCATGCTCCCTCTGGATAATCTGAAGATTAGAGATGTGGAGAAAGGGTTCATGTCCACCAAACACACCTTTGCCATCTTCAACACCGAGcagag gaACGTGTATAAAGATCTCCGTCAGATTGAGTTAGCCTGCGACTCTCAGGAGGACGTGGACAGTTGGAAAGCCTCTTTTCTGCGTGCGGGAGTTTATCCTGAGAAGGATCAG GCGGAGAACGAGGACAGCGTTCCGGCCGACTCTATCTCCATGGACCCTCAGCTGGAGAGGCAGGTGGAGACCATCCGCAACCTGGTGGATTCTTACATCGGCATCGTCAACAAGAGCATCAGAGACCTTATGCCCAAAACCATCATGCACCTCATGATCAACAGT GCGAAGGAGTTCATTTACTCGGAGCTGCTGGCGTATCTGTACTCGTCTGCAGACCAGAACAGTCTGATGGAGGAGTCCGCAGAACAGGCACAGCACAGGGACGAGATGTTGCGTATGTATCACGCTCTCAAAGAGTCTCTACACATCATCGGTGACATCAGCACCAGTACGGTGTCTGTACCTTTACCGCCCCCTGTGGACGACACCTGGATACAGAGTGACCCCAG tcCTCCCCCTCAGCATAAGCTGCCAGTAAGTGCTCCGCCTCCTGGTCGACCTCCTGCGGTGCGAGGCCCCACCCCTGGTCCTCCTGCCCCGCCTCCTAATAACCCCACCCTTGGATTTGCGTTTCCGCCTGTGCCATCCCGGCCCGGACCGCCTCCTGTCAACTCTAATGCTTATGGCACGCTGGAGCCGTTTGCTCCACCCCCTCTGGTTCCGTCACGACCTGCCCGCGTGCCCCCCGCTCTGCCTCCTGGCATACCCAG CAGGAGACCACCAGCAGCTCCCAACAGACCCACTATAATCAGACCATCAGAACCGTCTCTACTGGACTGA